GTGGAGAATTTATGATGAAACAGGTGACCTTGTTTATTCAACTACTCAGGAAGCTCCAAATTATATTTTCGAAGACGAGGGTTGTTTCCAGATAGTATTAGTTGCAGAAAGCAAATGGGGATGTAAAGATACAACAGAGTACAACCCACTTTGTGTTGATGCATATCCTTCTTTAGAGGTACCAAATTCATTTACACCTAACGGTGATGGAATGAACGATGTATTTAAAGTACATGGAAAATCAATAGTTGAGTTTCATGGTGTAATCCTTAATCGCTGGGGTAAAAAACTATACGAATGGAATAATGCTGATGAAGGCTGGGATGGAAAAATTAGCGGAAGTGAAGCCTCTCCTGGTGTTTATTACTATATAATTACAGCAAAAGGGAAAAAAGAAGTAGATTATGAATTCAAGGGATTCTTCTATCTGCTGAAAGAAAAATAAGATTTAAACGAAAAAGGAGGCATTTGCCTCCTTTTTCGTTTAAAAGTTTCTTTAAAATAATCAATATTTATACAGATCTTTTTATATTTACAAAAACATTTTATATGAGATTTATTTACCTTTCATTTGTCGCAATTTTATTTTTTTCTTGTCAATCAAACGAAAAAATTAATTCAAATCAAACAGATTCATTATTAACCAATGCAAGTAATTCACTAAATTCTGACATTAAAATTCTTGAAGATTTATTTTTAATAAAAAATGAAAAAGAATTAAAACAACTTTTTGGCGATCAAAATGTAAGTTTTGATACTATTTGGGGTGCAGAAGGTATGTTTTATATGGGCACAAAATTATTTAACAAAACTCCTAATGAAGTAATAATAACATGGGGCGACACTTTATCAAATTCAAATATTACAAATTTAGGTATCCGTTGTTATTATGATATTAACACCAATGAATATGATTTAAAAAGCTGCTGGAAATCAAAAACCGGAATCTCACTTGGTACAACTCTTACAGAACTAGTTAAACTTAACGGC
The genomic region above belongs to Bacteroidia bacterium and contains:
- a CDS encoding gliding motility-associated C-terminal domain-containing protein translates to WRIYDETGDLVYSTTQEAPNYIFEDEGCFQIVLVAESKWGCKDTTEYNPLCVDAYPSLEVPNSFTPNGDGMNDVFKVHGKSIVEFHGVILNRWGKKLYEWNNADEGWDGKISGSEASPGVYYYIITAKGKKEVDYEFKGFFYLLKEK